One window of the Balaenoptera ricei isolate mBalRic1 chromosome X, mBalRic1.hap2, whole genome shotgun sequence genome contains the following:
- the LOC132357025 gene encoding diphosphoinositol polyphosphate phosphohydrolase 3-beta: MKCKPNQTRTYDPEGFKKRAACLCFRSEREDEVLLVSSSRYPDRWIVPGGGVEPEEEPGGAAVREVYEEAGVKGKLGRLLGIFEQNQDRKHRTYVYVLTVTEILEDWEDSVSIGRKREWFKIEDAIKVLQCHKPVHAEYLQKLKLGGSPTSGNSMAPSLPESDS, from the coding sequence ATGAAGTGCAAACCGAACCAGACGCGGACCTACGACCCGGAGGGGTTCAAGAAGCGGGCGGCGTGCCTGTGCTTCCGGAGCGAGCGCGAGGACGAGGTGCTGTTAGTGAGTAGCAGTCGGTACCCGGACCGCTGGATCGTGCCGGGCGGGGGCGTGGAGCCCGAGGAGGAGCCGGGCGGTGCTGCCGTCCGCGAGGTGTACGAAGAGGCGGGAGTCAAGGGGAAGTTAGGCCGGCTCCTGGGCATTTTCGAGCAGAACCAAGATCGCAAGCACAGAACGTACGTGTATGTACTGACTGTCACTGAGATTCTGGAGGATTGGGAAGATTCGGTTAGCATTGGGAGGAAGCGAGAGTGGTTCAAAATCGAAGATGCGATCAAGGTTCTCCAGTGCCACAAGCCCGTGCATGCCGAATATCTGCAAAAACTAAAGCTGGGCGGTTCCCCAACCAGTGGAAACTCCATGGCCCCGTCCCTGCCAGAGAGCGATTCCTA